Genomic window (Rhodococcoides fascians A25f):
GCGGGGCGGCGATGCGGGTGAACGCGTCGGCTGCGTCGTGGTCACCGTGGACGTGTAGAGCCATGAAGGCGTCTCGGACTTCGGTGTGCCCGGTGGCCAGTGCGAGGCCGACGCGGGCGGTGAGGTCGACGCTGGGGATTTCGCGGGCATGGATGACGGCTGCGAGCTCGTCGAACGTGACGGGCAGAAAATCGGCACCCATCGTCGCGGCGGCGGCGAGTGCGAGGGATTCGGGAATCTCGGCGGTGGGGGCGTATCGGGCCTCGAGGTCGGCGCGTGATGCGGCGATGACCGCTCCGCGTGCGGTGAGAGCTGCCGCGAGCGCCGTGGTGGCGGGGTCGGGAATGACGCCGTCGGTGAAGCGGTCGAGGTCGGTGAACGTCGTTCCTGCGGTGAGACTGTAGGTGTGCAGGGCGCGGATCGTGCTGATTCCGCGTGCAGTGAACGCGTCGCGAATCGCGTCGAGCCCGATCAGGGCAGCGCCTGCATGGGCGGTGTCTGCGATCGCGGCGAGGATCACGGCGGTGACCGGTCGTCCGTGGACGGTGTGCCGGGACAGTGGGGTCGCGACGTTGTCGGCTCCGGCCTCGGCCTGGACGGCGGCGATACGGGCGGCGGTGACGACCTCGTGCGAGCCGTTGCCGTTGTCGGCCAGGGTGATGGCGACGACGGAGTTGTCGGGGGTGAAGCCGAGCAGGGCGGGGATGGCGGCGAGGGTATCGGCGGCGGTGGCGAGGGACATACGACGTTGAGTCATGGTGATGCCTTTCAGTGTGTGTGCGGGTTGAGTTGGGGTGCTGCGGTTTTCAGTGGCGCAGTTCGCGGCGTGCGGTACGGCGGTCGCGGCGCGCGCTGGCGCGTTTGACGGTGCGGCGAACTTTCCGGCTGCCGTGGCGGTGGACGATGATGTCGATTTCAT
Coding sequences:
- a CDS encoding DUF4192 family protein, with translation MTQRRMSLATAADTLAAIPALLGFTPDNSVVAITLADNGNGSHEVVTAARIAAVQAEAGADNVATPLSRHTVHGRPVTAVILAAIADTAHAGAALIGLDAIRDAFTARGISTIRALHTYSLTAGTTFTDLDRFTDGVIPDPATTALAAALTARGAVIAASRADLEARYAPTAEIPESLALAAAATMGADFLPVTFDELAAVIHAREIPSVDLTARVGLALATGHTEVRDAFMALHVHGDHDAADAFTRIAAPLRGTARANALTIAAYFLYCTGDGAAAHAALEAAERTAHRADLTLPKLAVLLSAALAAGMEPTEVRGLGEVITPDYVAAHIGRVQSYT